The Jiangella sp. DSM 45060 genome contains the following window.
GTACCGCCTGCACGGCGACGAGTTCGGCGCCACTGACGTGCTCGGCGTGCTCGTATCGCGCACGGACGACGAGCTGCGCGTACGGCCGTCGCGCGGCGGCGACGTCGTCGCGGTGCCGGCGGCGGACGTCGTCGTCGTGAAGGAGATCCCGGAGCTGACGGTGACCCGCCGCGACGTCCGCGACCTCGAGGCGGCCGCGCTGCTCGGCTGGCGGGCGCTGGAGACGGAGTGGCAGGGCGGGTGGCTGCTGCGGGCGTCCGGCGGATTCACCGGGCGGGGCAACTCGTGCCTGCCGCTGGGCGACCCCGGGCGGCCGCTCGCCGACGCCGTCGCGCGGGTCGAGGACTGGTACCGGGCGCGCGGGCTGGTGCCGGCGTTCCAGGTGCCGGAATCGCTCGGCCGGGCGCTCGGGCCGGTGCTGGACGCGCGCGGCTGGCCGGCCCTGGAGGACCGCACGTTCGTCATGGTGGCGCCGGTGCCGGTGGTGCGCGGCTCGGAGCGCGCCGGGCTGCCGCCGGTCCGCGTCGACGACCGGCCCGACGACGCCTGGCTGGCCGGCTACCACTACCGGGGCGGCGAGCTGCCCGCGCACGCCGTCTCCGTGCTCGTCAACGCCGACTCCGTGGGGTTCGCGTCGGTCGACGACGACGGCGCGCGGCTGGCGATCGCGCGCGGCGCGGTCAGCGACGCGCCGAGCGGGCGGCGCTGGCTCGGCGTCACGGCGGTCGAGGTCGCGCCCGAGGCCCGGCGGCGCGGCCTGGGCGGGCACATCGTCGCCGGGCTGGCGGAGTGGGCCGGCCGGCTCGGCGCCACCGACGTGTACCTGCAGGTCGCCGAGCCCAACGCGCCGGCCCGCGCGACGTACCGCAAGGCCGGCTTCGCCGAGCACCACGCGTACCACTACCGCCGGCTGCGCTAGGGGGTGTCTGACGGATATTGGTGGATGCGGGCGGCGGCCAGTCGTCGGTCCAGCAAGGCGTCGAAGTAGGTCGATGCGGAGCCATCGGCCGACGACGACAACGCCGCTGGTCGGCGTCTGAGCGTCGATCCGCGCCGCCGAAGATCCGTCAGCCACCCCCTGGCCGGCGGCAGTGGCCGCGCGTCAGTCCTCGCCGCCGCCCTCGCCGTCACCCTCACCGGGGTCCGGGCCGCAGATGACCCGGTGGTTCGGGTTGTAGGTCCACGGGTCGGCCTCGTCCTTGACGAGCGTGCCCTCGGGGTCCCAGACCTGGCGGTACGACGTGATGTCGAAGCCCTGGCTGCCGCCCTGCGCGGAGCAGTTGCCGGAGGTGTCGTAGATGGTCTGCGGCGACGTGTGGTTGGAGCGTCCGGAGACCGAGGTCTCGACCCGGAAGTACTCGGTGCTCCAGATCTTCACGTTCAGCGTGCCCTGGCTGCCGGACCGGCTGGGCGTGAAGCTCGTGTCGACGACGACGCCGTACGGGGTGTCGTTCTTGAACCGCATGTCCTTCGAGCCCCAGGCGACCGTGGCCTCCTGGCCGATCGGGTACCGGTCGAAATAGATCGAGTGCGGCCAGTGCTCGACGTCCTCCAGACCGGCCAGGAAGGCCGCGTGGAACGTCGTCGTCGCCACCTGGGAGACGCCGCCGCCGAGCGACTCCTCGAGCCGGCCGCCGTTGATGATGGTGCCGGCGGTGAAGCCGTTGGCCTCGGTGCGCTCGCCGACGATGCCGTTGAGGCTGAACTCCTCGCCCGGCAGCAGCAGCGTGTTGTCGATGCGCTCGGCCGCGGTGCCGATGTTGACGTTGCGGTATTCGGCGTGCGGGAAGCGCGTCGTGAACTCCGCGACGACTTCGGTGACGCCCAACTCCTCGGCGGCGGCGGTGGTCAGCTCCGGGTCGACCTCGGACAGCTCGACCGCGGCCTGCCGCGCGTCGCCCTCGGCGGTCAGCACCGGCAGCAGCGCCGCGCTCAGCGTCTCGGGCGCGATGCCCATGCCCCGCTCGGCCGGGACGACGACCGGCTCGCCGCCGTCGATCGTGATGGTGGCGTCGCGGCCCTCCTGGCCCACCTCGGCCAGCTGGTCGCGGGCGACCTCCGTCAGCTTGGCGCCGTCGAGTGCGGGCTGCAGCGTGCCGGCGTCGTCGGGCGCCATGGTCAGCGCCTGCCCGACGAGCTCCGGCGGCAGCTCGACGCTCTCGTCCCCCGCGACGACCGTCACGGGCGCCGACATCGCCGGCTCAGCGAACTCGGTGACCGCGCGCTGCACCTCGTCGGCGCTGACCGCGGGCGCGACCTCGTCGATGGCCAGCTCGACGTCGCCGATCGGCAGCGTCGACTCGTCGCCGAAGAACGCGCCCTCGAGCCGCTCGATGGTGGCGTCGAGGTTGACCGCGCGGCCCACCTGCGGGTCGCTGGTGACGACCTCGCCGCCGTCGAACGCGACCGCCCCGTTCACCGGCTCGATGTCGGCCTGCGCCGCGATCTCCGTCAGCGCCGCCTCCAGCGTCGCGCGGTCGACGGCCGCGACCGGCGTGGTCTCGCCGCCGCCGAGCAGCGCCTGGAACAGCGAGACCGGGTTCGCGCTGCCGCCCGGCACCGCGTCGATCGTCGCCGGCACGTCGACCGTCAGGCCGGCCGCCGACGGGACGACCTCGAACGACGTCTCCTCCTCGCCGATGGTCAGGTGGAACGGCTGGTCGACGAGCTCGGGCAGCTGCGCGTTGAGCGCCTCCTCGGCCTCCTCCGGCGTCATGCCGCCGACCTCGATGCCCGCGACCGTCGCGCCACGGGCCAGCGAGTCGCCCGCCACCGCGTAGGCGATGCCGTAGCCGATGCCGAGCACCACGACCACGCCGGCCACGACCAGCGCGGCCAGCTTCACTCGGCTGCGGCCGCCGCCCTCGCCGTCGTCGCCGGTGGGGTCGCTGCTGTCGCCGCCGCCGTCGCCGCCGCGCTTGGAGTCGAGCAGCGCGGCCGCGGTGGCGGCCTGCCCGAAGGAGCGCTGCTGCTGGCGCCGCGACGACCGCCCGGCTTCGCCCGGCGCGGTCTCCTGGGTGACGGTGTCCTGGGTGACGGGGTCGGCTGTGGCTGCTGCGGCCGCGGCTGTCGTCGCCGCCGGGTCGACCGCGCTGAACTCCTGAGTCGGCTCCTCGGCCGGGCCGCGGCCCGAGGTGTAGATGCCGGCCGCACGGGTGCCGGGTTCCGGGCGCGGGCGGGCCGGCTGGGGCGCCTCAGAAGCCTCAGCGGCTTCGGGGGCCTCGTCCTGCTGCGCCGCCGGTGCGGCGTCGGGACTACTCGTGGCCTCGGCCGGCTCGTTGTGCGCGTCGGGGCCCGTCTGGGCGCCGGTCTGGTCGCCGCTCTGCTGGCCGGCCGCGGGGCTCGCCTGGGCGGCGACGGGCGTCGCCTCGGCGGCCGTCCCGTCGGCCGGTGTGCCGTCGTTGCCGGCGGCAGCGGCGGCACGGGCGGCCATCACGTCCTGGACGACGCGGGGCTCCTCGTAGCGCTGGCCGTTGCCCTCGGCGGCCTCGGCGGCCGTCGGCACGGGACCGGACAGGCGCGGGTCGACCGGGGGCCGGCCGCTGCGGTCGCGGTCCTTGACGTTCGAGCGGCCGGGCGCCGGACGCTGCGCCGCCGCCGTCTTCGGGGGCGTGCTGGCCGCCCGCTGCTGCTCCTCCGGGTCGGGGCGGGCGGTGGACTCGGACTGCTCGGCGGCGCGGGCGCGGGCCCGGGCGGCCTGGGCGCCGCTGAACGCCTGCGCCGTGGCGGCGAACCGCGCTTCGTCGGCGGCCGGAGGGGCCTGCATGGCGCCGGCGGCGCGGGCCTCCTTCTGGATCGGCGGCAGCATCGACGGCTGCGGCGACGCTGCGCCCAGCGGTGCCGAGGTCGGGCGCTGCCGGGTGGGCAGCCCCTGCTGCTCGGCGTCCTGTTCCCGGCGCGCGTCGTCGCCGCGGCTCACGGCCGCTCCGCGCGACGCGGCCGCATCCGGTGCCGCCTGCCGCGACGGTGCCTGCTCCGGTCCCCGCGCCTCCTGAGACCCCCGTGCGTCGCGGGACGCCGGCTGCTCGTGCTGACGTGCGTTCTCGGCGCCCCGAGCCTCCCGCGACGGGTCGCCGTGCGGTGGGCGCGCGCCGGCGCCGGATCGAGCCGGGTCGGCAGCACGTGCCGCCGCGAGGTCAGACGGGCGTGGCGCACCGCGGTTGGCCGTACCCGCCAGGTCGGACGGACGGGCCGCACCGGTCCCCGCACCCGCCGCGTCGGCGGAACGTGGCGCACCCGAACCCGCACCGTTCGCCGGGCGTACCGCACCACGGTCCGCGGCGCCCGCCGCGTCGGCCGAACGTGCCGCACCCGAACCCGCACCAGCCGCCGGATGTGGCGCACCACGGTCCGCAGCACCCGCCGAGTCGGCCGGACGCGCCGCACCGGTCCCCGCACCCGCCGCGTCGGCCGAACGTGCCGCCGCCACGTCGGACGGGCGGGCGGTGGCGTTGCCCGACGGAGCCGAGTCGGGCCGGCGCGTGGGCCGGTCGTCGCCGGCGGGCCGGCCGTCGGTGGCCGACCGGTTGCGCGCATCGTCAGGTCGCCCGCCGTCGGTGGCCGGCTGGCTGTGGGCGTCGTCAGGTCGCCGGTCGTCGGGGGCGGGACGGTCGCCCTCTGGGGAGGGGTGGCCGTTGCCGGTGGGGCGGGAGGCGCTCGGCCGGGCATCGACGACCCGCGGGCTGCCGGTGGACCCAGTGGTCCCAGCGGACCCACTGGCCCCAGAAGCCCCCGAGGCCGGGCGAGCGCCCGGCTCGGCTTGGGCCGCCGCTTCGGCAGCGGCCTTGGCCTCCGCCGCCGCGCGCGCCTTGGCCGCCCGCTTCTCCGCGAGCACCGCCGCCGAGGCGGCGATGGTCGTGCGCAGAGCCGGCGCGCCGCCGGCGCCCGAAGCACCGCCGTCGCCCGCAACGTCAGCGCGCGAAGCGGCCGCAGCGCCGCCAGGACCCGAAGCGCCGGAGCGCCCGCCGTCCGCGGCCGGGCGGCCGGATGTGCCGTTCGTCTCAGCCGTGGGGTCCGCGGATGCGTTTCCGGCCGGCCCGGTAGGGTCTGCGGAAGACGTCGCCGCCGAGCCGTCGGCGGGCAGGCCGGCCTCAACGCCGGCGTCGTCGCCATGGTCGGTGGAACCGGCCGCGGCGCCGCCCCGGCCAGATGGGTTGTCGTTCACGCTAAGGCACCTATCGGTTTGTATATGCGCAATTCGTCAGTAGTCAGGGCTTGCCTCGCGCATCTTACGTCAATGGTCGAGTCGATCTCGCCCCGACGCCGAGACCCAGAGCAATGGCGTACGCCGTGGTGCCGCCGAAGAGGAACACCAGGCCGGCTACGTCGCCGAGGATGACGCGATCTTCGCCCGGCGGCGTCTGGGCCAGCCACAGGACCGGGCCGAGCCACAGCGCCGCCACCACCGCGATGCCCGCCCGGCTGCGCGCGCACGCCCGCACCAGCACCGCCAGCGCGACGGCCCCGCCGACGGCGAGCAGGATGCCGGCCGGGTTCTGCCACCGGTGCACGAACGCCCCGGTGACAGCCACCACGACCGCGACCGCCCCGAGCCCGGCGACAGCGAGCGCGGAGAGCACGCGCGCCCACCGCGACGGGTGTCCGGGCGGCGCCGACGGCCGCACGGACGACGCCGCACCGGGCGCGACGGTCACGGGACGACGCCGGCGAAGAGGTCGGTCTCGAATTCCGGCGCCGTGCCGCGGCGGCCGTGCGCCAGCCGGAAGTACTCCTGCGCCCAGATGGGCTGCCCGACGTTGTCTGACAGCGTGAAATACGGCCAGTGGACGTCGATCTGGGTGGCGTGCGCCCGCATGGCCGCCATCTTGGCGTCGAGGTGGCCGGTGCCGTCGATGACGGCGTCGACGTCGGCGAGGTCGACCACGTAGCCGAAGTCGTCGGCCGAGGCGATGTTCTCGAAGCCGGCGTCGCCGCGCTCGCGCAGCGCGGTGAGCGCCTCTTGCAGCACCTGCCGCGGCGTGGCCGTCCAGTACACCTTCGCGACGTCCCAGGCGGCGCCGAGGTCGGGGCGGTAGGAGCGGACGGCGGCGAGGTCGCGCGCGTAGGTGGCGACGCGGTGCGCCTGGAGGTGGTCGGGGTGGCCGTAGCCGCCGTGTTCGTCGTAGGTGACCAGCACCTGCGGGCGGACCTCGCGGATGACGGCGACGAGGTGGTCGGCCGCCTCGCGGAGGTCGGCGGCCCAGAACGAGCGGGGGTCGAGCTGGTCGGGCGCCACCGCGCGGCGGCCGTCGGCGCCCCACACCATGCCGGAGTCGCGGTACCGGCCCGGACCACCCAGGAACCGGTGGTCGGCGACCTTCAGCTGCGCCATGGCGTCGGCCAGCTCGCCGGCGCGGTGCGGCCCGAGCGTGTCGTCGTGCTCGGGCGCGAGGTGCGCCAGCTCGGGCAGCACGATCTCGCCCTGCTCGCCCTGTGTGCAGGTGACGAGCGTGACGTGGGCGCCCTCAGCGGCGTAGCGGGCCATGGTGGCGCCGGTGCCGATGGACTCGTCGTCGGGGTGGGCGTGTACCAGCAGCAGCCGGCGGTCGGGTAGGTCGACGGGCATGCACCCAGCCTATGCAGGGGGGCCGACAGCCGGCCGATCGCCGGGGTTCGGCCGACCGCCGCCGCCCGGACGGCCTACTCTAGGCGTGTCCCGCGGACCACCTCCCCAGGAGGAGTGACGTGCCCAGCCTCCAGCTCGCGCTCCCGAACGGCGTCGACCCGGCCAGCCGCTGGCGGCTCACGGCCCGGGCACACGAGAGCTTCCTGCGGTCCGATCCCTCCGGCGACGACGAGGTCCGGCCGGTCGTCCTGGAGTCCTGGCGCCGCTCCGCCGCCCTGCACGTCGACCCCGACCGCCGCGACTCCCCCATGACGCTGGTCGACGACGCGCTGGCCGAGGCCCGCGCCACCCACCCGCTGCGCCACGCCATGCCGGTGGTGCGCCGGCTGCTGGTCGACGACGCCGCCGACGCGGGCGTGCTGGTCATCGTCGGCGACGCACGCGGCCGCATCCTGTGGGCCGAGGGCGACGACGACCTGCGCCGGCGGGCCGAGCGCATGCACCTGCAGGCCGGCGCCGACTGGTGCGAGGACGCCATGGGCACCAACGCCATCGGCACGGCACTGGCGGTCGGCGACACCGTGCAGGTCTTCGGCAGCGAGCACTTCGCCCGCACCGTCCAGCCGTGGAGCTGCACCGCCGCGCCCATCCGCGACCCTCGCACCGGGCACATCATCGGCGTCCTCGACATCACCGGCGGCGCGTCGGTGGTGACGCCGCAGTCGGCGTTCCTGGTCCGTTCGGCCGTGGCGGCGGTCGAGGCCGAACTGCGGCTGCTCGGCGGCGCGCTCTCGGCCACGCCCGGCAGCCGTCTGGACGTGCTGGGCCGCCCGCGCGGGCTGCTCGTGCACCTGGGCCGGAACGTCGAACTGAGCCTGCGCCACACCGAGCTGCTGCTCCTGCTCGCCGAACAGCCCGACGGCCTGCCCGCCAGCGAGCTGGCCTGGCAGCTGTACGAGCACGACGCCGCCGAGGTCACCGTCCGCGCGGAGATGTCGCGGCTGCGCAAGGCCGTCCCCGACCTGCTGTCGCCGGCCGGCCAGTACCGCCTGCGCACGCAGCTGCGCACCGACGCCATGGACGTCGCCGACCGCCTGACCCGCGGCGACCACCGCGGCGCCGTCGAGCTGTACCGCGGCGACCTGCTGCCGCGGTCGGCCGCGCCGGGGGTCGTGGCGCTGCGCTACCGGCTGCACGGCTGGCTGCGCAACGTGCTGCTGCAGTCGGGCGACGGCGAGGCGCTGCGGCGCTACGCGATGTCGCCGTCCGGCCGCGACGACGCGCAGATCTGGCGGGCCTGCCTCGACGGTTCCGTGCCCGGCTCGCCGCAGCGCGCGGAGGCCGCCGCCATCCTGGACGGCCTCGACGGCGAGCTCGGCCACACCGGCTGACGGCGTCGCAGCCGGCGGATGCGCCATTGATCAGCCGGGCTGGCCCGCACGCGATGAGGAGTTCGGCCGGGCGGGCGCCATGGATCAGCCGGGCTCGTTCGAGCGCTGTGAGGAGTTCGACCGGGCGGGCGCCATGGATCAGCCGGGCTGGCCCGCACGCTGTGAGGAGTTCGGCCGGGCGGGCGCCATGGATCAGCCGGGCTCGTTCGAGTGCTGTGAGGAGTTCGGCCGGGCGGGCGCCATGGATCAGCCGGGCTCGTTCGAGTGCTGTGAGGAGTTCGGCCGGGCGGGCGCCATGGATCAGCCGGGCTGGCCCGCACGCGATGAGGAGTTCGACCGGGCGGGCGCCATGGATCAGCCGGGCTGGCCCGCACGCGATGAGGAGTTCGACCGGGCGGGCGCCATGGATCAGCCGGGCTCGTTCGAGTGCTGTGAGGAGTTCGACCGGGCGGGCGATGGGCGGGCTGGGTTTTGGGCGGCCCGCCCGGTCGTGACACGAGGGTAGGCGACGACACGTTGCAGTCGCGTTGCGAGCACGACCGCCCTGCTCAGCCGCTCAGTGCTGGACGACGACGTCCTCGCGGACGGCGGCATAGTGGCAGGCCGACTCGTGGTCGCTGCCGGGCCGCACCGTCAGCTCCGGGTCTTCCTGGGCGCACTTGTCGGTGGCCTTCCAGCAGCGGGTCCGGAACCGGCAGCCGCTGGGCGGGTTGGCCGGGCTGGGGACGTCGCCGCTGAGGATGATCTGCTGCCGCTGGCCGCGCACCGACGGGTCGGGGACGGGCACCGCGGACAGCAGCGCCTGGGTGTACGGGTGCGTCGGCTTCTCGTAGATCTGGGCGTCGCTGCCGGTCTCGACGATGCGGCCGAGGTACATGACGGCCACGCGGTCGGCGATGTGCCGGACGACGGAGAGGTCGTGGGCGATGAAGATGTACGACAGCCCGAACTCGTCCTGCAGCTTCTCGAGCAGGTTGATGACCTGCGCCTGGACGGACACGTCCAGCGCGGACACCGGCTCGTCGCAGATGATGATCTCGGGCCGCAGCGCCAGCCCGCGGGCGATGCCGATGCGCTGGCGCTGCCCGCCGGAGAACTGGTGCGGGTAGCGGTTGATGTGCTCGGGGTTGAGCCCGACGACGTCGAGCAGCTCCTGCACCCGCTTGCGCCGCTGGCCGCGCGGCGCGACCTCGGGGTGGATGTCGAACGGCTCGCCGACGATGTCGCCGACGGTCATGCGCGGGTTGAGCGACGAGTAGGGGTCCTGGAACACGATCTGGATGTTCCGGCGCAGCTCGCGCAGCGCCTTGCCCTGCAGGTCGTAGATGTTCTGGCCGTGGAAGTACGCCTTGCCGCTGCTGGGCTCTTCCAGCCGCATGAGCAGCTTGGCCAGCGTCGACTTGCCACTGCCGGACTCGCCGACGATGCCGAGGGTCTCGCCCTTGTGCAGCTGCAGCGAGACGCCGTCGACGGCCTGGACGGCGCCGACCTGGCGCTTGACCACGACGCCGGTGGTCAGCGGGAAGTGCTTGACGAGGTTGTCGACCTCGAGGACGATGTCACTGCTGGGCGGGTTCGATGTCACCCTCGAGCACCTCCTGTGCGAAGTGGCACGCGCTGAGCCGGCCGGGCACGACCTCGGCCAGCGCCGGCCGCTGCTCCTTGCAGATGTCTCGCGCGTAGGGGCAGCGCGGCCGGAACTCGCAGCCGGCCGGGATGTTCGTGAGGTTCGGCGGCAGCCCCTTGATCGCCGAGAGCTCCTGGCCCTTGAGGTCGACCCGCGGGATCGACTCGAGCAGACCCTTGGTGTACGGGTGGGCCGGCGACGCGTAGATGTCGTGCACCGGCGCCTGCTCCATGATGCGCCCGGAGTACATGACCTCGATCTTGTCCGCGACGTCGGCGACGACGCCGAGGTCGTGGGTGATGAGGATGAGGCCCATGTTCCGCTCGCGCTGGAGGTCGGCCAGCAGCTGCATGATCTGCGCCTGGACGGTGACGTCGAGCGCGGTGGTGGGCTCGTCGGCGATGAGGACGTCGGGGTCGAGCGCGATGGCCATGGCGATCATGATGCGCTGGCGCATGCCGCCGGAGAACTGGTGCGGGTAGTCGCCGGCGCGCTCGCGGGCGGCCGGGATGCGCACCTGCTCCATCAGCTCGATGGAGCGCTTGCGGGCGTCCTTCTTCGACAGGCCCTCGTGGACGCGGAACATCTCGGCGATCTGCCAGCCGACCGGGAACACCGGGTTCAACGCGGACAGCGCGTCCTGGAAGATCATCGAGATGCTGCGGCCGCGGTAGGCGCGCCGCTCGTCGTCGGGCAGCGCCAGGAGGTCCTGGCCGCGGAAGCGCACCGAGCCGCCGGTGACGAACCCGGGCGGGGTGTCGAGGATGCCCATGATGGCCTGCGCCGTGACGCTCTTGCCGGAGCCGGACTCGCCCAGCACCGCCAGCGTCTCGCCCTCGTGCAGCGTGTAGGACACGCCGTTGACGGCCTTGGCCACGCCGTCGCGGGTGCGGAACTCGACCCGGAGATCCTCGACCTCCAGCAACGGGGTCAGCCCGGCCTGGTCAGGCCGCGGCGCGATGCCGGCTTGCGTGGTCGCCACTCGACGCCCTCCTCCTGTGATGTCGCTCAACGCAGCTTCGGATCGAGTGCGTCGCGGATGGCATCACCGAGCATGATGAAGGCCAGCACACACAACGACAGCGCTGACGCTGGGAACAACAGCATATGCGGCGACGTGCGGACGTAGTCCTGGGCCCGGCTGATGGCCAGCCCCCACGAGACCACCGGCGGCTGCAGGCCGACGCCGAGGAACGACAGCGTGGCCTCGGCGGCGATGTACCCGCCGATGGCGATGGTCGCGACGACGATGACCGGCGCGATCGAGTTCGGCACGACGTGCTTGAGGATCATCCGGGTGCCACCGGCGCCGAGCGCGCGGGCGGCCTGGACGTAGTCGGCCGAGCGCACCTGCAGCACCGACGAGCGGGTGATGCGCATGATCTGCGGCCAGCCCAGCACGGCCAGCGCCAGCACGACCTTGGAGATCGTGACCAGCTGCGGCGTCTCGGCGGTGCCCGGGAACGAGACCAGCACGATCAGCGCGCCGAGCAGCAGCGGGATGCCGAAGAAGATGTCGCCCAGCCGGGACACGACGGTGTCGGTGGCCTTGCCGTAGAACCCCGCCACGGTGCCGGCGATGCCGCCGATGATCAGCACGCCGAGCGCCGTCAGCACGCCCACCATGATCGAGGCGCGGGCGCCGTAGATGGTGTGCGTGTAGACGTCGCAGCCGTTGTTGTCGTACCCGAACCAGGCCGCGCTGCTGGGGCCCTGACGGCTCAGCGCGAGGTCGCAGTCGGTCGGGGCGAGCGACGTGAACAGGCTCGGCACGACGGCGATGACCACGAAGAACACGAACAACGCGGCCGAGATGATGAACGTCGGCTTGCGGACGAGATCGTGCCAGGCGTCACGGCCGAGGGTGCGGACGGTGGTCTCCGTCGTCTCGGGCGCCTCGGCCTCGATGACGACGGGCGGTGTGGGGTCAGCCATGACTGATCCTCGGGTCGAGCCAGCCGTAGATGAGATCGACCAGCAGGTTCACCAGCAGGAAGACGAGCACCAGCACGGTCACCGCGCCGGTGACCATGACGCCGTCCCTGGTGGTGATGGAGCGGAAGATGAGGTTCCCCACGCCGGGGACGTTGAAGATGCCCTCGGTGACGATGGCGCCACCGAGCAGCGCGCCGAAGTCGGCGCCGATGAAGGTGATGACCGGGATCAGCGAGTTCCGCATGGTGTGGATGCCGATGACCCGGCGTTGCGGCATGCCCTTCGCGACGGCCGTGCGGACGTAGTCGGCCCGGCGGTTCTCCGCGAGGCTCGTCCGCGTCAGCCGGGCGACGTAGGCCAGTGAGAGTGAGGCGAGCACGAACCCTGGCAACAGCAGGTTGTACAGGCTCGCGTCACCGCCCACGGTGGCCGGGAAGATCCCCCAGCGCATCCCGAGGAACAGTTGCAGCACCGAGCCGATGACGAACACCGGGATCGAGACGACCACCAGGGTCGAGACCAGCACCAGGTTGTCGATGAAGCTGCCGCGCCGCAGGCCGGCCAGGATGCCGGCGCCGATGCCGATGAGGATCTCGAAAGCGATCGCGACGAGGGCCAGCTTCACCGTGGTCGGGTAGGCCCGCAGCAGTTCCTCACCGACGGAGAGACCCTGGAACGTCTCGCCGAAGTCCCCCTGCAGCAGGTTGCCCAGGTACTTGACGTACGCGATGGGCAGCGGGTCGTCGAGGTTGTACTTCTCCGTCATCGCCTGGACATAGGCGGGCGGACACGGCCGGGCGCCGCAGCGGCCGGCGAACGGATCGCCCGGCAGCGCCCAGACCAAGGCGTAGATGATGAACGTCGTGCCGATGACCACGGGGATCATCTGGAGCAGGCGCCGCGTGACGTACCGGCCCATGGCTCAACCTTTCCCTTCGCAGGCGGTTCGCGCCAGCGTACGGGGCGTCCATCTCGACGTGTGACGAGATGGACGCCCCGCAACTGTCCGCTGCGACCCTAGAGCATCGGTTACTTCACCGAGATCGACAGCGGGTCGACGTAGCCCTTCCAGGTGAAGCCCGGCTCGTTGACGTTCTCGGACCAGCCACGCTGGCCGTTGTCGTACCAGAGCGGGACGATCGCCATGTCCTCGGCGAGCAGCTCCTCGGCCTGGTTGTACAGGTCGAGCGCCTCCTGACCCTCCAGGCCGGCGGCCTGCTGGATCAGCGCGTCGAACTCGGGGTTGTTGTAGCCACCGTCGTTGGCCGAGCCGTTGGCGGTGTAGAGCGGCGCCAGGAAGTTCTGGATGGACGGGTAGTCGGCCACCCAGCCGGTGCGGAACGGGCTGGTGATCTCGTTGGCGTTGACCCGGCCGCGGAACGAGCCGAAGTCGGGGTCGTAGTCGCCCTGGCAGTCGACGCCCAGCGTCTCGCGGATGGACGTGCAGGCCG
Protein-coding sequences here:
- a CDS encoding GNAT family N-acetyltransferase, whose amino-acid sequence is MRQPSTNQNTSDLVGRRVVVRYRLHGDEFGATDVLGVLVSRTDDELRVRPSRGGDVVAVPAADVVVVKEIPELTVTRRDVRDLEAAALLGWRALETEWQGGWLLRASGGFTGRGNSCLPLGDPGRPLADAVARVEDWYRARGLVPAFQVPESLGRALGPVLDARGWPALEDRTFVMVAPVPVVRGSERAGLPPVRVDDRPDDAWLAGYHYRGGELPAHAVSVLVNADSVGFASVDDDGARLAIARGAVSDAPSGRRWLGVTAVEVAPEARRRGLGGHIVAGLAEWAGRLGATDVYLQVAEPNAPARATYRKAGFAEHHAYHYRRLR
- a CDS encoding VanW family protein, with product MSRGDDARREQDAEQQGLPTRQRPTSAPLGAASPQPSMLPPIQKEARAAGAMQAPPAADEARFAATAQAFSGAQAARARARAAEQSESTARPDPEEQQRAASTPPKTAAAQRPAPGRSNVKDRDRSGRPPVDPRLSGPVPTAAEAAEGNGQRYEEPRVVQDVMAARAAAAAGNDGTPADGTAAEATPVAAQASPAAGQQSGDQTGAQTGPDAHNEPAEATSSPDAAPAAQQDEAPEAAEASEAPQPARPRPEPGTRAAGIYTSGRGPAEEPTQEFSAVDPAATTAAAAAATADPVTQDTVTQETAPGEAGRSSRRQQQRSFGQAATAAALLDSKRGGDGGGDSSDPTGDDGEGGGRSRVKLAALVVAGVVVVLGIGYGIAYAVAGDSLARGATVAGIEVGGMTPEEAEEALNAQLPELVDQPFHLTIGEEETSFEVVPSAAGLTVDVPATIDAVPGGSANPVSLFQALLGGGETTPVAAVDRATLEAALTEIAAQADIEPVNGAVAFDGGEVVTSDPQVGRAVNLDATIERLEGAFFGDESTLPIGDVELAIDEVAPAVSADEVQRAVTEFAEPAMSAPVTVVAGDESVELPPELVGQALTMAPDDAGTLQPALDGAKLTEVARDQLAEVGQEGRDATITIDGGEPVVVPAERGMGIAPETLSAALLPVLTAEGDARQAAVELSEVDPELTTAAAEELGVTEVVAEFTTRFPHAEYRNVNIGTAAERIDNTLLLPGEEFSLNGIVGERTEANGFTAGTIINGGRLEESLGGGVSQVATTTFHAAFLAGLEDVEHWPHSIYFDRYPIGQEATVAWGSKDMRFKNDTPYGVVVDTSFTPSRSGSQGTLNVKIWSTEYFRVETSVSGRSNHTSPQTIYDTSGNCSAQGGSQGFDITSYRQVWDPEGTLVKDEADPWTYNPNHRVICGPDPGEGDGEGGGED
- a CDS encoding DUF6113 family protein produces the protein MTVAPGAASSVRPSAPPGHPSRWARVLSALAVAGLGAVAVVVAVTGAFVHRWQNPAGILLAVGGAVALAVLVRACARSRAGIAVVAALWLGPVLWLAQTPPGEDRVILGDVAGLVFLFGGTTAYAIALGLGVGARSTRPLT
- the mshB gene encoding N-acetyl-1-D-myo-inositol-2-amino-2-deoxy-alpha-D-glucopyranoside deacetylase, whose protein sequence is MPVDLPDRRLLLVHAHPDDESIGTGATMARYAAEGAHVTLVTCTQGEQGEIVLPELAHLAPEHDDTLGPHRAGELADAMAQLKVADHRFLGGPGRYRDSGMVWGADGRRAVAPDQLDPRSFWAADLREAADHLVAVIREVRPQVLVTYDEHGGYGHPDHLQAHRVATYARDLAAVRSYRPDLGAAWDVAKVYWTATPRQVLQEALTALRERGDAGFENIASADDFGYVVDLADVDAVIDGTGHLDAKMAAMRAHATQIDVHWPYFTLSDNVGQPIWAQEYFRLAHGRRGTAPEFETDLFAGVVP
- a CDS encoding GAF domain-containing protein; this translates as MPSLQLALPNGVDPASRWRLTARAHESFLRSDPSGDDEVRPVVLESWRRSAALHVDPDRRDSPMTLVDDALAEARATHPLRHAMPVVRRLLVDDAADAGVLVIVGDARGRILWAEGDDDLRRRAERMHLQAGADWCEDAMGTNAIGTALAVGDTVQVFGSEHFARTVQPWSCTAAPIRDPRTGHIIGVLDITGGASVVTPQSAFLVRSAVAAVEAELRLLGGALSATPGSRLDVLGRPRGLLVHLGRNVELSLRHTELLLLLAEQPDGLPASELAWQLYEHDAAEVTVRAEMSRLRKAVPDLLSPAGQYRLRTQLRTDAMDVADRLTRGDHRGAVELYRGDLLPRSAAPGVVALRYRLHGWLRNVLLQSGDGEALRRYAMSPSGRDDAQIWRACLDGSVPGSPQRAEAAAILDGLDGELGHTG
- a CDS encoding ABC transporter ATP-binding protein translates to MTSNPPSSDIVLEVDNLVKHFPLTTGVVVKRQVGAVQAVDGVSLQLHKGETLGIVGESGSGKSTLAKLLMRLEEPSSGKAYFHGQNIYDLQGKALRELRRNIQIVFQDPYSSLNPRMTVGDIVGEPFDIHPEVAPRGQRRKRVQELLDVVGLNPEHINRYPHQFSGGQRQRIGIARGLALRPEIIICDEPVSALDVSVQAQVINLLEKLQDEFGLSYIFIAHDLSVVRHIADRVAVMYLGRIVETGSDAQIYEKPTHPYTQALLSAVPVPDPSVRGQRQQIILSGDVPSPANPPSGCRFRTRCWKATDKCAQEDPELTVRPGSDHESACHYAAVREDVVVQH